Proteins encoded within one genomic window of Cellulomonas flavigena DSM 20109:
- a CDS encoding helicase-related protein encodes MTTATYAPGALVRARGREWVVLPDSSAEFLLLRPLGGGHDDVAGVHTALERVEDATYPLPDPDDLGDATSAGLLRTALQLGFRSSAGPFRSLAGIAVEPRAYQLVPLLMALRQETVRLLVADDVGIGKTVEAGLIAAELLAQGSAKRLAVLCSPALAEQWQAELASKFHIQAELVLTSTVRRLERDLMMNESLFDRYPHVVVSTDFIKSDRHRAEFLNHCPDLVIVDEAHTAVADDSAAGGRQRHRRHELLTDLARDPRRHLVLVTATPHSGKEDGFRNLVGLLDPELAHLDLDRPQNRERLARHFVQRRRGDIRHYLDEDTQFPSDRELREVAYALKPEYRALFTKVLDYAREQVRSAGDGSVHQRVRWWSVLALLRTLASSPAAAAATLRMRAAAAEAADLAEADALGRASVLDTADDEAVEAVDVTPGALTQDAESTTASERSRLRALAQSAEALEGPATDAKLATLVKEVKALLADGFDPIIFCRFIDTAEYVGRHLADALKKTAEIAVVTGTLPPAERQERIRALTSTDARHVLVATDCLSEGVNLQDAFQAVVHYDLAWNPTRHEQREGRVDRFGQTAPTVRAVTIYGKDNSIDGLVLDVLIRRHQAISKATGVTVPVPSQSDALLEALLEGLVLRGVNHEQMELDLGLADADRRLEQEWRSAAETEKASRTKYAQGTIHPDAVAQEVAEVRAALGAHGQIEPFVEESLRALGASVTPTVVGFEAITDTLAPGLRDALPPGATSPLRFHRQMPAPRRDALLVRTDPSVEAVARYVLDTALDAQTTARRAPARRAGVVRTTHVSSRTTALLLRYRFHLDLPSADGPRTLIAEDCEVVAFRGHPDDPEVLGEPEVAALLAAPAEANVPGDQARDLIAAALGRVETWGSVLDARAQERAERLLESHRRVRAGAGAARQGLRVRAQTPVDVLGVYLYLPVVGGR; translated from the coding sequence ATGACGACAGCGACGTACGCCCCCGGTGCCCTGGTACGGGCGAGGGGGCGCGAGTGGGTGGTGCTGCCGGACAGCTCCGCGGAGTTCCTGCTGCTGCGCCCGCTCGGCGGCGGTCACGACGACGTAGCGGGCGTGCACACCGCGCTCGAGCGCGTCGAGGACGCCACGTACCCGCTGCCGGACCCGGACGACCTGGGCGACGCGACCAGCGCGGGCCTGCTGCGGACAGCTCTGCAGCTCGGCTTCCGCTCGTCGGCCGGCCCGTTCCGCTCGCTCGCGGGCATCGCGGTGGAGCCGCGCGCCTACCAGCTGGTGCCGTTGCTGATGGCGCTGCGGCAGGAGACGGTGCGCCTGCTGGTGGCCGACGACGTCGGCATCGGCAAGACCGTCGAGGCGGGACTGATCGCGGCCGAGCTGCTGGCCCAGGGGTCCGCCAAGCGGCTCGCGGTGCTGTGCAGCCCGGCGCTCGCGGAGCAGTGGCAGGCGGAGCTGGCGTCGAAGTTCCACATCCAGGCCGAGCTCGTCCTCACCTCGACGGTCCGCCGCCTGGAACGTGACCTCATGATGAACGAGTCGCTGTTCGACCGGTACCCGCACGTCGTGGTCTCGACGGACTTCATCAAGTCCGACCGCCACCGCGCGGAGTTCCTCAACCACTGCCCCGACCTGGTGATCGTCGACGAGGCGCACACGGCCGTCGCGGACGACAGCGCGGCGGGCGGGCGGCAGCGGCACCGCCGCCACGAGCTGCTGACGGACCTGGCGCGCGACCCGCGACGTCATCTCGTCCTGGTGACGGCGACTCCGCACTCGGGCAAGGAGGACGGCTTCCGCAACCTGGTCGGCCTGCTGGATCCGGAGCTGGCGCACCTTGACCTGGACCGCCCGCAGAACCGCGAGCGACTTGCCCGGCACTTCGTCCAGCGACGCCGCGGCGACATCCGCCACTACCTCGACGAGGACACGCAGTTCCCGTCGGACCGCGAGCTGCGGGAGGTCGCCTACGCGCTGAAGCCCGAGTACCGGGCGCTGTTCACCAAGGTGCTCGACTACGCCCGCGAGCAGGTGCGCAGCGCAGGCGACGGGTCGGTGCACCAGCGCGTGCGGTGGTGGTCGGTGCTCGCGCTCCTGCGCACGCTGGCATCGTCGCCGGCAGCCGCAGCAGCGACGCTGCGGATGCGGGCCGCAGCAGCTGAGGCCGCGGACCTGGCCGAGGCAGACGCACTGGGGCGCGCGAGCGTCCTCGACACCGCGGACGACGAGGCCGTCGAGGCCGTCGATGTCACCCCGGGCGCGCTGACCCAGGACGCGGAGAGCACGACAGCGTCCGAGCGCTCCAGGCTGCGCGCGCTGGCGCAGAGCGCCGAGGCGCTGGAGGGCCCGGCGACGGACGCGAAGCTGGCGACGCTGGTCAAGGAGGTCAAGGCCCTCCTGGCCGACGGGTTCGACCCGATCATCTTCTGCCGGTTCATCGACACCGCGGAGTACGTCGGCCGGCACCTGGCGGACGCGCTGAAGAAGACCGCGGAGATCGCCGTGGTCACGGGGACGCTGCCGCCGGCGGAGCGGCAGGAGCGGATCCGTGCGCTGACGTCGACGGACGCCCGGCACGTCCTGGTCGCAACGGACTGCCTGTCCGAGGGCGTCAACCTCCAGGACGCGTTCCAGGCGGTCGTGCACTACGACCTGGCGTGGAACCCGACCCGGCACGAGCAGCGCGAGGGACGCGTCGACCGCTTCGGCCAGACGGCGCCGACCGTGCGTGCGGTGACGATCTACGGCAAGGACAACAGCATCGACGGCCTGGTGCTGGACGTGCTGATCCGCCGGCACCAGGCGATCAGCAAGGCCACGGGCGTCACCGTGCCGGTGCCGAGCCAGTCGGACGCATTGCTGGAAGCCCTCCTGGAAGGTCTCGTGCTGCGCGGGGTGAACCACGAGCAGATGGAGCTCGACCTGGGCCTGGCCGATGCCGACCGCCGTCTGGAGCAGGAGTGGCGCTCGGCTGCGGAGACCGAGAAGGCGTCGCGCACCAAGTACGCGCAGGGCACCATCCACCCCGACGCGGTCGCGCAGGAGGTCGCCGAGGTGCGTGCCGCACTCGGGGCCCACGGGCAGATCGAGCCGTTCGTCGAGGAGTCGCTGCGTGCGCTCGGCGCCTCGGTGACACCCACGGTTGTCGGGTTCGAGGCGATCACGGACACCCTCGCTCCCGGTCTGCGCGACGCGTTGCCCCCGGGCGCGACGTCACCGCTGCGCTTCCACCGGCAGATGCCCGCACCCCGGCGCGACGCGCTGCTGGTGCGGACAGACCCGAGCGTCGAGGCGGTGGCGCGCTACGTGCTCGACACCGCGCTCGACGCGCAGACGACGGCCCGTCGCGCGCCTGCACGCCGCGCCGGCGTCGTCCGGACGACGCACGTGTCGTCACGTACGACCGCCCTGCTGCTCCGTTACCGCTTCCACCTCGACCTGCCGTCGGCCGATGGGCCGCGCACGCTGATCGCCGAGGACTGCGAGGTCGTCGCGTTCCGCGGCCACCCGGATGACCCCGAGGTGCTGGGTGAGCCGGAGGTCGCGGCCCTGCTGGCGGCGCCCGCGGAGGCGAACGTGCCCGGCGACCAGGCCCGCGACCTCATCGCGGCTGCTCTCGGCCGCGTGGAGACCTGGGGGTCGGTGCTCGACGCCCGGGCGCAGGAGCGCGCGGAGCGCTTGCTCGAGAGTCACCGCCGTGTCCGCGCGGGCGCCGGGGCCGCCCGGCAGGGTCTGCGCGTCCGTGCGCAGACGCCGGTGGACGTCCTCGGTGTGTACCTGTACCTGCCTGTCGTCGGAGGCCGTTGA
- a CDS encoding DEAD/DEAH box helicase — protein MFSIRDRLIADYRAFTSGAVEVRDRRIAEHVSSLLDGGAQWPDPWLSLNPSFETGGTVSDLVSEGVLHPENGRIFRVKKHPADPGSSTLTLHRHQREAIDAARTGGSYALTTGTGSGKSLAYIVPIVDAVLRERESAGARVPGVKAIVVYPMNALANSQTLELEKFLRYGYPAGQEPVTFARYTGQERDDRRREILANPPDILLTNYVMLELVLTRPDERTHLIRAARDLRFLVLDELHTYRGRQGADVALLVRRLRDACASSNLQVIGTSATMASGGSVAEQRATVADVATRLFGSEVTPERVIGESLTRATSDSRVDTDALLRSVRAAGTLADLTYEQLAADPLSRWVETTFGLDTEPESGRLVRRTPTTVSVAARTLAELTGADEPAAAEAIRSVLLIGSNTRHPVTGRPLFAFRLHQFLSKGDTVYVSLEPEDTRYITSTYQLRVPGDASKALLPLGFCRECGQEYLVVAKTAGGREAFVPRQDADASGGDAVTGYLYVSSDLPWPANPVVENRLPDHWLTTDPSGSTEVLATKEKYLPTEVWIAPDGSVTAPHSGLRAWFVSTPFAFCMRCRVSYEQVRGNDYAKLATLDREGRSSAVTVVSASIVRSLKQLPASELPADARKLLTFVDNRQDASLQAGHFNDFVQISQLRGALFRALADEPAGLTHEVVAQRVADALHLEMPDFAANPEARFSAKESALRALRSVIEYRIYADLQRGWRITMPNLEQTGLLRVDYVDLPEIAATDDVWEGTHPRLRDAPGDLRKELCSILLDEMRRVLAVDVDCLTHLGFEQIQRDSRQHLTGPWALPEDEKVVAAGVVYPRGTTKRKGWNDLFVSGRSAFGRYLRRAAALGSDLSTDDAELVIRDMFRVLCDQGGLLTEADEVEGVAGYRLKAAAIRWRAGDGEKGAEDPLRKSTNSEAVIRVNPFFTNLYREVADGLRALHAKEHTAQVPGPQREEREHDFRDGTLPLLFCSPTMELGVDIASLNAVGLRNVPPTPANYAQRSGRAGRSGQPALVVTYCATGNAHDTYYFRNSREMVAGSVAAPRLDLANEDLVRSHVHAVWLAETGQSLKSRITDIVDAAGVDPSLNVLPEVWRALTEPDVQRRATARAEAVIDALRTAWDDPDQVMWWYDGWVGDQVRSAPTAFDAALERWRLLYRTASTEYHAQSKLAVDPRAPKFEKEAASRRQWEARNQLALLRNDDSEHGQTDFYSYRYFASEGFLPGYSFPRLPLAAYIPGGRGKRDGDYLQRPRFLAISEFGPGSLIYHEGARYEVERVQLPRSAEQAGVAETEEARRCEACGYHHPVAAGADVCDSCGTQLGLKTYNLLRLQTVFTRRRERISSDEEERRRAGFELEISYRFHDHGDRPGRVDADATTDGQTVGSLTYGDSATIRVANVGRRRRKDPHDRGFFLDAATGRWAQKKDAADATVDADSLLSLEDAKTVLKVIPYVEDRRNILLFRLAHPVDDAAATTLRYALERGAEAVFQLEDSELESQRLPDLDHRGRVLFTEAAEGGAGALRRLVSERGTLAAVARKALEIAHFDPDTGADLGHSPSARPDAERCEHACYECLLAYGNQHEHASINRHLVRDLLLDLAKADVRTGAGGRSRAEQRDELSSLADSGLERAFVTWLDEHSYRLPDRAQVLVAEAHARPDLVFDLATGPVAVFVDGPVHDHATQQARDQAAQERLEDLGWMVVRVRHDDPWESVVQRYPSVFGTSRS, from the coding sequence GTGTTCAGCATCCGCGATCGCCTGATCGCGGACTATCGCGCATTCACCTCGGGCGCCGTCGAGGTCCGCGACCGTCGGATCGCGGAGCACGTCTCCTCGCTCCTCGATGGCGGTGCGCAGTGGCCGGACCCGTGGCTCAGCCTGAATCCCAGCTTCGAGACAGGCGGCACCGTCAGCGACCTGGTGTCCGAGGGGGTGCTGCACCCGGAGAACGGGCGGATCTTCCGCGTCAAGAAGCACCCTGCTGACCCGGGGTCGTCGACGCTGACGCTGCACCGCCACCAGCGCGAGGCCATCGACGCGGCGAGGACGGGCGGCTCGTACGCCCTGACGACAGGCACGGGGTCGGGGAAGTCACTGGCCTACATCGTGCCGATCGTCGACGCGGTGCTACGCGAGCGAGAGTCCGCCGGCGCCCGCGTCCCTGGCGTCAAGGCGATCGTCGTCTACCCGATGAACGCGTTGGCGAACTCGCAGACGCTCGAGCTCGAGAAGTTCCTGCGCTACGGGTACCCCGCGGGCCAGGAGCCGGTCACCTTCGCCCGCTACACCGGCCAGGAGCGGGACGACCGCCGCCGCGAGATCCTCGCGAACCCGCCTGACATCCTGCTGACCAACTACGTGATGCTCGAGCTCGTGCTCACGCGTCCGGACGAGCGGACCCACCTGATCCGCGCGGCCCGCGACCTGCGCTTCCTGGTCCTCGACGAGCTCCACACCTACCGCGGACGCCAGGGGGCCGACGTCGCGCTCCTCGTGCGCAGGCTCCGCGACGCCTGCGCGTCAAGCAACCTCCAGGTGATCGGTACGTCGGCAACGATGGCGTCCGGTGGCTCGGTCGCCGAGCAGAGGGCGACGGTGGCGGACGTCGCAACCCGCTTGTTCGGATCGGAGGTGACGCCCGAGCGAGTGATCGGCGAGTCCCTGACGCGTGCGACGTCCGACAGCCGTGTCGATACGGACGCACTGCTGCGCTCGGTGCGCGCCGCAGGCACGCTGGCTGACCTCACGTACGAGCAGCTCGCGGCCGATCCCTTGTCCCGATGGGTCGAGACGACCTTCGGCCTGGACACCGAACCGGAGAGCGGCCGTCTGGTGCGCCGCACACCGACGACGGTCAGCGTCGCGGCACGCACCCTCGCAGAGCTGACCGGCGCGGATGAACCGGCCGCGGCGGAGGCCATCCGATCCGTCCTGCTCATCGGCTCGAACACCCGCCACCCGGTCACCGGCCGCCCGCTCTTCGCGTTCCGCCTGCACCAGTTCCTGTCCAAGGGCGACACGGTCTACGTCTCGCTGGAGCCGGAGGACACCCGGTACATCACCAGCACCTACCAGCTCCGGGTGCCGGGCGACGCGAGCAAGGCGCTGCTGCCGCTGGGGTTCTGCCGCGAGTGCGGGCAGGAGTACCTCGTCGTCGCCAAGACTGCGGGCGGCCGCGAGGCGTTCGTCCCGCGCCAGGACGCGGACGCGTCGGGCGGCGACGCGGTCACGGGGTACCTGTACGTGTCCTCCGACCTGCCGTGGCCGGCGAACCCGGTGGTCGAGAACCGGCTGCCCGACCACTGGCTGACGACGGACCCGTCGGGGAGCACCGAGGTGCTCGCGACGAAGGAGAAGTACCTGCCGACGGAGGTGTGGATCGCCCCGGACGGCAGTGTCACCGCACCGCACAGCGGCCTGCGGGCGTGGTTTGTCTCGACCCCGTTCGCGTTCTGCATGCGGTGCCGTGTGTCCTACGAGCAGGTGCGCGGCAACGACTACGCGAAGCTCGCGACGCTGGACCGCGAGGGCCGGTCGTCGGCGGTCACCGTGGTGAGCGCTAGCATCGTCCGCTCGCTCAAGCAGCTCCCGGCGTCCGAGCTGCCGGCCGATGCGCGCAAGCTGCTGACGTTCGTCGACAACCGGCAGGACGCGTCGCTGCAGGCCGGCCACTTCAACGACTTCGTCCAGATCTCGCAGCTGCGTGGCGCCCTGTTCCGGGCGCTCGCGGACGAACCAGCCGGTCTGACGCACGAGGTTGTGGCTCAGCGCGTTGCGGACGCCCTGCACCTGGAGATGCCGGATTTCGCCGCGAACCCGGAGGCGCGGTTCTCGGCGAAGGAGTCGGCGTTGCGCGCGCTGCGCTCGGTCATCGAGTACCGGATCTACGCGGACCTGCAGCGCGGGTGGCGCATCACGATGCCCAACCTCGAGCAGACCGGTCTGCTGCGCGTCGACTACGTCGACCTGCCGGAGATCGCTGCGACGGACGACGTGTGGGAGGGCACGCACCCGCGGCTGCGCGACGCCCCCGGGGACCTGCGCAAGGAGCTGTGCTCGATCCTGCTGGACGAGATGCGGCGTGTCCTCGCGGTCGACGTCGACTGCCTGACGCACCTGGGGTTCGAGCAGATCCAGCGGGACTCGCGCCAGCACCTCACCGGCCCCTGGGCGCTGCCGGAAGACGAGAAGGTCGTCGCGGCGGGTGTCGTGTACCCGCGTGGGACGACCAAGCGGAAGGGCTGGAACGACCTGTTCGTCTCCGGGCGGTCCGCGTTCGGACGGTACCTGCGGCGCGCGGCAGCCCTGGGGTCCGACTTGAGCACGGACGACGCCGAGCTGGTCATCCGCGACATGTTCCGGGTCCTCTGCGATCAGGGCGGGCTGCTGACGGAAGCGGACGAGGTCGAGGGCGTCGCGGGGTACCGCCTCAAGGCGGCGGCGATCCGGTGGCGCGCCGGCGACGGGGAGAAGGGTGCAGAGGACCCCCTGCGGAAGAGCACCAACAGCGAGGCGGTCATCCGCGTCAACCCGTTCTTCACGAACCTGTACCGCGAGGTGGCCGACGGGCTCCGGGCGCTGCACGCCAAGGAGCACACGGCACAGGTTCCCGGCCCGCAGCGCGAGGAGCGCGAGCACGACTTCCGAGACGGCACACTCCCCCTGCTGTTCTGCTCGCCGACCATGGAGCTCGGCGTCGACATCGCGAGCCTCAACGCGGTGGGGCTCCGCAACGTCCCCCCCACCCCGGCCAACTACGCGCAGCGTTCCGGTCGCGCGGGGCGTAGCGGGCAGCCGGCACTCGTCGTCACCTACTGCGCGACGGGCAATGCCCACGACACCTACTACTTCCGCAACTCGCGCGAGATGGTCGCAGGCTCGGTCGCCGCACCCCGGCTCGACCTGGCGAACGAGGACCTCGTGCGGTCGCACGTGCACGCGGTGTGGCTGGCGGAGACCGGGCAGTCGCTGAAGTCGCGGATCACCGACATCGTCGACGCCGCGGGCGTGGACCCCTCGCTGAACGTGCTCCCCGAGGTGTGGCGGGCACTGACCGAGCCGGACGTGCAGCGGCGCGCGACTGCACGGGCCGAGGCGGTGATCGACGCGCTCCGTACCGCCTGGGACGACCCGGACCAGGTGATGTGGTGGTACGACGGCTGGGTCGGCGACCAGGTGCGTTCAGCGCCGACCGCGTTCGACGCCGCGCTGGAACGGTGGCGGCTGCTCTACCGGACCGCCTCCACGGAGTACCACGCGCAGTCGAAGCTGGCGGTGGACCCGCGGGCACCCAAGTTCGAGAAGGAGGCCGCCTCTCGACGACAGTGGGAGGCGAGGAACCAGCTCGCACTCCTCCGCAACGACGACTCCGAGCACGGGCAGACCGACTTCTACTCGTACCGCTACTTCGCGTCCGAGGGCTTCCTGCCGGGCTACTCGTTCCCGCGGCTGCCCCTCGCGGCGTACATCCCGGGCGGACGCGGCAAGCGCGACGGCGACTACCTGCAACGCCCCCGGTTCCTCGCGATCAGCGAGTTCGGCCCGGGGTCGCTGATCTACCACGAGGGCGCGCGGTACGAGGTCGAGCGGGTGCAGCTCCCCCGGTCGGCCGAGCAGGCGGGCGTCGCGGAGACCGAGGAGGCGCGCCGCTGCGAAGCCTGCGGGTACCACCACCCGGTGGCCGCGGGCGCCGACGTGTGCGACTCCTGTGGGACGCAGCTCGGGCTCAAGACGTATAACCTGCTGCGGCTCCAGACCGTGTTCACGCGGCGCCGCGAGCGCATCAGCAGTGACGAGGAGGAGCGCCGCCGGGCGGGCTTCGAGCTCGAGATCTCCTACCGGTTCCACGACCACGGTGACCGCCCGGGACGCGTCGACGCGGACGCGACGACCGACGGGCAGACGGTGGGCTCGCTGACGTACGGCGACAGCGCGACGATCCGCGTCGCCAACGTGGGCAGGCGCCGCCGCAAGGACCCCCACGACCGCGGCTTCTTCCTCGACGCGGCGACCGGCCGCTGGGCGCAGAAGAAGGACGCAGCGGACGCGACCGTGGACGCGGACTCGCTCCTCTCCCTGGAGGACGCGAAGACCGTCCTCAAGGTCATCCCCTACGTCGAGGACCGCCGCAACATCTTGCTGTTCCGCCTCGCCCACCCGGTCGACGACGCGGCAGCCACAACGCTGCGGTACGCCCTGGAGCGCGGCGCCGAGGCCGTCTTCCAGCTCGAGGACTCCGAGCTGGAGTCCCAGCGCCTCCCTGACCTGGACCACCGTGGTCGCGTGCTGTTCACGGAGGCCGCCGAGGGTGGCGCGGGCGCATTGAGGCGGCTGGTCAGCGAGCGGGGAACGCTCGCGGCGGTCGCGCGCAAGGCGCTAGAGATCGCCCACTTCGACCCGGACACGGGCGCCGACCTGGGCCACTCGCCCAGTGCGCGGCCGGACGCGGAGCGGTGCGAGCACGCCTGCTACGAGTGCCTGCTGGCCTATGGCAACCAGCACGAGCACGCGTCGATCAACCGCCACCTGGTGCGCGACCTTCTCCTCGACCTCGCCAAGGCCGACGTCCGCACGGGAGCCGGCGGACGGTCCCGTGCGGAGCAGCGTGACGAGCTGTCCTCGCTGGCTGACTCCGGCCTGGAGCGCGCGTTCGTGACGTGGCTCGACGAGCACTCCTACCGGCTGCCCGACCGCGCGCAGGTACTGGTCGCGGAGGCGCACGCCCGTCCGGACCTCGTGTTCGACCTGGCGACGGGTCCGGTCGCGGTGTTCGTCGACGGGCCGGTCCACGACCACGCCACGCAGCAGGCTCGCGACCAGGCCGCGCAGGAGCGCCTGGAGGACCTCGGGTGGATGGTCGTCCGGGTCCGTCACGACGACCCGTGGGAGAGCGTCGTGCAGCGTTACCCGTCTGTGTTCGGCACGTCCCGCAGCTGA